A genomic segment from Nicotiana sylvestris chromosome 1, ASM39365v2, whole genome shotgun sequence encodes:
- the LOC104231752 gene encoding putative germin-like protein 2-2 produces the protein MDFIEGLPRSHGNDTILVVIDRFTKYAHLFRLSHPYDAPQGLIHFKYSMGSKNATFLTSLNSQNLGVIMIPNTIFASDPSILDDVLAKGFQLDKKMIKQLRKKFS, from the exons ATGGATTTCATCGAAGGATTACCTAGATCACATGGAAATGACACCATTCTGGTTGTCATCGACAGGTTCACAAAATATGCTCATTTGTTCAGATTATCCCATCCTTATGATGCACCACAG GGGCTTATTCACTTCAAGTATAGCATGGGAAGCAAAAATGCTACTTTTCTCACTTCTCTCAATAGTCAAAATCTTGGAGTTATTATGATTCCTAATACAATATTCGCTTCAGATCCGTCTATTCTCGACGATGTTCTTGCAAAAGGTTTCCAGCTTGATAAGAAAATGATCAAACAACTCCGAAAGAAATTCTCCTAG
- the LOC138891264 gene encoding uncharacterized mitochondrial protein AtMg00860-like: protein MVNWPCPVNIKGLRGFLRLTGYYRRFIKKIALISKPLTELLKKGDFLWNEKATAAFDELKNAMVHALVLALPDFSIPFMVEVEASGVGEGAVLMQNHRAIAFISQALSHKHLGKSTYKKELIALLIAVDKWRHFCSPTIL from the coding sequence ATGGTGAATTGGCCCTGCCCTGTTAACATCAAAGGCTTGAGGGGATTCCTGAGACTCACTGGTTACTACCGACGCTTTATTAAAAAAATTGCCTTGATAAGTAAACCGTTGACTGAGTTGCTTAAAAAGGGGGATTTTTTGTGGAATGAAAAGGCTACAGCAGCATTCGATGAATTGAAGAATGCAATGGTGCACGCCTTAGTGTTAGCTTTGCCCGATTTTTCCATTCCATTTATGGTTGAAGTTGAAGCTAGTGGCGTGGGAGAAGGGGCAGTTCTTATGCAGAATCATAGGGCTATTGCTTTCATCAGTCAAGCCTTGAGTCATAAACATCTGGGCAAGTCAACTTATAAGAAAGAGCTTATAGCTTTATTAATAGCAGTTGATAAATGGAGACATTTTTGCAGCCCAACCATTTTATAA
- the LOC138891260 gene encoding uncharacterized protein gives MGDASARKELEETSQNVAITKETAAHLEKTLLRLREELDQVRNLESLSITLAAPDVNTQNPAPPQNTPQPPMQPTHNTPRLISEPQNTTKDPESDYKSSLIQNLVAEIKKLTSRVQGNKGIEGLNYEDLCVYPDVELPEGYKPPKFEMFDGTGDPRVHLRMYCDKLVGVGTDEKIRMKLFMRSLKGDSLSWYISQNAKKWTSWVNMAFDFMDRFRFNTENAPDVFYIQNLKKKPTETFREYGTRWRSEATKVRPALEEGQMNRFFVWAQDPQYYERLMLIEGQKFSDIIKLEERIEEGIKNGMVTNLEALQATNKALQSGGTSKKKDVNSVMAAQRNNSPMKYQTYPSAPLTYQPTLNYQAPSPTYQIPPPA, from the exons atgggagATGCAAGCGCTAGAAAGGAACTTGAGGAAACTTCTCAGAATGTTGCAATCACCAAGGAGACTGCTGCTCATCTGGAGAAAACTTTGCTAAGATTACGAGAGGAATTGGATCAAGTTAGAAACCTGGAAAGCCTGTCAATCACTCTTGCCGCTCCTGATGTTAACACCCAGAACCccgcacctccacaaaacaccccACAACCTCCGATGCAACCCACTCATAATACTCCAAGGCTCATTTCTGAACCACAAAACACCACAAAAGACC CCGAGTCAGATTACAAGAGTTCCCTCATTCAGAATTTGGTCGCTGAgatcaagaagttgactagccgggtTCAAGGTAACAAAGGTATCGAAGGGTTGAATTACGAAGATCTCTGTGTTTATCCAGATGTTGAGCtcccggaggggtacaaaccccccaagttcgagatgttcgatggtacaggtgatcccagggtccacTTGAGAATgtattgtgacaagttggtaggaGTCGGAACGGATGAgaaaatccgcatgaagctgttcatgaggagtttgaagggtgaTTCTTTATCATGGTATATTAGCCAGAATGCAAAGAAATGGACTAGTTGGGTGAACATGGCATTTGACTTTATGgaccggtttaggttcaacactgagaacgcaccagatgtgttctatatccagaatctcaagaagaagcccacagagacctTTCGCGAATATGGTACTCGTTGGAGGTCTGAAGctactaaggtcagaccggccttGGAGGAAggacaaatgaacaggtttttcgtctgggctcaggacccgcaatacTACGAGAGGCTGATGTTGATAGAGGGTCAaaagttctccgacatcatcaagttggaagaaaggatcgaagaaggtaTCAAGAACGGTATGGTCACTAATCTCGAAGcgttgcaggccaccaacaaggctttacagtctggtggcacgtcaaAGAAAAAGGATGTGAATTCCGTGATGGCTGCGCAAAGAAACAATTCCCCTATGAAGTACCAAACCTATCCCTcagctccactcacatatcaacctaccctaaactaccaagcaccatcacccacTTACCAAATTCCACCACCTGCTTAA
- the LOC138891258 gene encoding uncharacterized protein, with protein sequence MKGHTIDECLSLKDKIQTLIDNKVIVAKEPAPNVCNNPMPDHRGGGIYMIEIEDDWDPKGSIGLIAEGDKPKKLAVTLNPIVVQIQPSKEDVVNVSVPLEFEAPPAKVPKSIEVELGIPKAPAPFEVAVLPPRVPIPVSMTDMTPFKSKAIPWDYTADARRKRKTHTGEAVTAQGMTRTGRVYNPEYLAESSKQASGGPVETGPDDLWRKIQAKEYSVVEQLNKTPTQISILALLQSSEAHKNALMKILSEAYVPSNITGGEMADMVGQVLESHKITFHEDELPPEGLGHNKALHITVQCEDHFITKILIDGASSLNICPLITLRTLGKGLHEVKDGAISIKGFDGSQRSTIGEISLCLQMGPTWFDVEFQVIDEVIIHGDGSNPIYSRQTIPMIGGKRRIGGKTYHHIERVNVVDKDKWWDNKIESILNWSGYEPGKGLGKNLQGITKPIKLKKHGTTFGLGYEYTWEEFNHWSPPWHGPYYPLEHPIPQLEQTFQPFHTLYRSEEDEALAAIKNLFLEDDMDCCVIFKEKGEEGPSIQAVNRGEHLTNWSVRTTSARTSSG encoded by the exons ATGAAAGGCCATACCATCGACGAGTGTCTCTcattgaaagataagattcagaccctgattgataacaaggttatcgtagcaaaggagcccgctcccaatgtctgcaacaaccctatGCCTGACCACAGGGGCGGGGGCATCTATATGATTGAGATTGAagacgattgggaccccaaagggtcaaTCGGGTTGATAGCTGAAGGTGATAAACCTAAGAAGCTGGCGGTTACCCTTAATCCCATTGTTGTTCAGATTCAGCCTTCTAAGGAGGATGTGGTAAATGTGTCTGTGCCACTCGAGTTTGAAGCACCGCCTGCAAAGGTGCCAAAATCGATTGAGGTTGAGTTAGGGATTCCAAAGGCAcccgcaccgtttgaagttgctgTGTTACCTCCAAGGGTGCCCATTCCGGTTTCCATGACAGACATGACCCCATTCAAGTCGAAAgctataccttgggattacacagctgatGCTAGAAGGAAAAGGAAGACACATACCGGAGAAGCGGTCACCGCACAGGGCATGACTAGAACAGGCAGGGTATACAACCCAGAATATTTAGCCGAGTCCAGCAAGCAAGCCTCTGGAGGTCCTGTCGAAACTGGGCCCGAtgacctttggagaaagatacaggccaaagagTACTCAGTCGTCGAGCAACTGAACAAAACACCAACACAAATTTCTATTCTGGCTCTTCTGCAAAGCTCTGAGGCACATAAAAATGCCTTAATGAAAAtactgagtgaagcttatgttcccAGCAACATAACAGGAGGCGAAATGGCAGACATGGTGGGGCaggtactggaaagccacaagatcaccttccacgaggacgAATTACCACCAGAAGGGCTtggtcacaacaaagcattgcacatcactgtgcaatgcgaggatcaCTTTATCACCAAGATTTTAATCGACGGGGCATCCAGCcttaacatttgtccattgataaCTCTCAGGACATTGGGTAAGGGATTGCACGAGGTCAAAGACGGGGCTATCAGTATCAAAGGTTTTGATggatctcagaggtccaccattggagaAATTAGCCTATGCCTACAGATGGGACCCACCTGGTTTGATGTCGAGTTCCAAGTCATTGAC gaagtaatcattcatgGTGACGGTagtaaccctatatacagtcgccaaaccattccGATGATCGGAGGCAAAAGAAGGATAGGAGGAAAAACGtaccaccacatcgagcgagtcaatgttgtagacaaagacaagtggtgggataacaagatcgaaagCATCCTGAATTGGAGCGGGTATGAACCCGGaaaaggacttggcaagaacctgcagggtatcaccaaacctatcaagctgaagaagcacggtaccacttttggcctagggtatgagtacacttgggaggagttcaaccactggtcacCTCCATGGCACGGACCATACTATCCGCTGGAGCACCCTATACCTCAGTTGGAGCAGACTTTTCAGCCATTCCACACTTTGTACAGATCAGAGGAAGACGAGGCACTAGCAGCAATAAAGAACCTATTTCTGGaagatgatatggattgttgtgttatctTCAAGGAgaaaggggaggaaggcccttccattcaAGCCGTAAACCGAGGGGAACACCTCACCAATTGGTCGGTCAGGACCACCAGTGCCCGGAcatcttcggggtag